Proteins encoded together in one Priestia aryabhattai window:
- a CDS encoding APC family permease, translating into MSNMQRKMGTFALTMTGIGSIIGSGWLFGAWKAAQIAGPAAIFSWVIGMVVILTIALSYAELGAMFPQAGGMVKYPQYSHGSFIGFLAAWANWISIASTITVEAIASVQYMSTWPWKWARWTHELVDNGILTSKGLAVASLLLFVYFFVNYWTVNLFAKANSFITIVKLIIPGLTAGALFFSGFHSGNFSSEHGVAPYGWASVLTAVATSGIVFAFNGFQSPVNMAGEAKSPNKSIPIAVIGSIFIAGIVYIILQIVFIGAVSPSSIADGWNHLNFNSPFADLAIALGINWLTIVLYADAFVSPSGTGATYTATTSRMLYGMQQNGYLPKIFGTLHPLYNVPRPAMWLNLAACFLFLFLFRGWGVLAEVISVATLISYIMGPVALITLRKTASHFYRPFYLKGASIIAPCGFVFASLTLYWARWPLTGEVIFIMAIGLPVYFYYQAKNKWVGFKKEFLTGAWMLIYLACMIFISYIGSEKFGGKNILPFGWDMLVIACVSLAFYYWGIKSGKSNRYMKEAEQINQENFQSK; encoded by the coding sequence ATGAGCAATATGCAAAGGAAGATGGGAACATTTGCATTAACCATGACAGGAATAGGTTCGATTATTGGTTCCGGATGGCTGTTTGGAGCATGGAAAGCAGCTCAAATTGCGGGACCCGCGGCTATTTTTTCATGGGTTATTGGAATGGTGGTTATCTTGACTATTGCCCTATCATATGCTGAACTGGGCGCGATGTTTCCACAAGCAGGGGGGATGGTTAAATACCCTCAGTATTCACACGGATCATTTATTGGGTTTTTGGCTGCTTGGGCTAACTGGATTTCAATAGCTTCAACGATAACAGTGGAAGCTATTGCATCTGTACAATATATGAGTACGTGGCCGTGGAAATGGGCTCGCTGGACTCATGAATTAGTAGACAATGGCATTTTAACGTCTAAGGGGTTGGCAGTTGCGTCTTTGTTATTATTCGTTTATTTTTTTGTGAACTATTGGACGGTAAATCTCTTTGCCAAAGCCAATTCATTTATTACGATTGTTAAATTAATTATTCCTGGTTTGACGGCAGGGGCTTTATTTTTTTCTGGTTTTCATAGCGGGAACTTTTCAAGTGAGCATGGGGTAGCACCTTACGGGTGGGCAAGTGTTTTAACTGCAGTGGCAACATCAGGTATTGTGTTTGCATTTAATGGGTTTCAAAGTCCAGTAAATATGGCAGGAGAAGCAAAATCACCTAATAAATCGATTCCGATAGCTGTAATTGGTTCAATTTTTATTGCTGGAATTGTATATATTATATTGCAAATAGTTTTTATCGGAGCAGTAAGTCCGTCGTCAATTGCTGATGGATGGAATCATTTGAATTTTAATTCTCCTTTTGCTGATTTAGCGATTGCGCTTGGAATTAACTGGCTGACAATTGTGTTATACGCAGACGCATTTGTTTCTCCTTCCGGCACAGGTGCTACATATACGGCAACTACTTCTAGAATGTTATACGGGATGCAACAAAATGGATATTTGCCAAAGATATTTGGTACTCTTCATCCACTTTACAATGTCCCGCGCCCAGCTATGTGGCTAAATTTAGCAGCCTGCTTTTTGTTTCTCTTTTTATTTAGAGGATGGGGTGTCTTAGCAGAAGTGATCTCAGTAGCGACGCTTATCTCTTATATTATGGGTCCTGTAGCGCTTATAACATTAAGAAAAACGGCTTCACACTTTTACCGTCCATTTTATTTAAAAGGAGCATCAATTATTGCGCCATGCGGCTTCGTTTTTGCTTCCTTGACGCTTTACTGGGCAAGGTGGCCTCTTACAGGTGAAGTGATCTTTATTATGGCAATTGGCCTGCCTGTTTATTTTTATTACCAAGCGAAAAATAAATGGGTGGGCTTTAAAAAAGAATTTTTAACCGGGGCTTGGATGCTTATCTATTTAGCGTGCATGATTTTTATTTCCTACATAGGAAGCGAAAAATTTGGAGGCAAAAATATTTTGCCTTTCGGATGGGATATGCTAGTGATTGCTTGCGTATCATTAGCTTTTTATTACTGGGGAATTAAAAGTGGCAAATCCAATCGATATATGAAGGAAGCTGAACAAATCAATCAAGAAAATTTTCAATCTAAATAA
- a CDS encoding DUF5105 domain-containing protein — translation MSPKTGVNSRELGLESSASDKIGAGKQKNLTFVFEVKKDKKYKIGLQPTSSDYDEEIDEVTLTLNTKKYAKSYNKLQDPAKALQAYTEVLYLNKENVDYDKYVTADKTAVIEEQKKAFNEELKGAFSNSLTDKAKKDFFNMYKDVLKEKASVKTKVIANANNKAVVEVEYTTVNLSDLYSYVSQLKRAYTDETKDYDTEHSEEFAASKFKDIVNELETKEGSRPLRIFMVKEDGKWTVKSSDLYSDSLGETFGSSYIR, via the coding sequence ATGTCTCCAAAAACAGGAGTGAACAGTCGTGAGCTTGGACTAGAAAGCAGTGCATCTGACAAGATTGGCGCTGGAAAGCAAAAAAATTTAACGTTTGTCTTTGAAGTCAAAAAAGATAAAAAATACAAAATTGGGCTTCAGCCAACATCATCTGATTATGATGAAGAAATTGACGAAGTAACATTAACGCTGAATACGAAGAAATACGCGAAAAGCTATAATAAGCTGCAAGACCCAGCAAAAGCTCTGCAAGCTTATACAGAAGTTCTTTACTTAAACAAAGAAAATGTAGACTATGATAAATATGTAACAGCAGACAAAACAGCTGTCATAGAAGAACAGAAAAAAGCGTTTAACGAGGAATTAAAAGGTGCGTTTTCTAACAGTTTAACCGACAAAGCAAAAAAAGATTTTTTTAACATGTATAAAGATGTTTTAAAAGAAAAAGCAAGCGTGAAGACAAAGGTGATTGCGAATGCAAATAATAAAGCCGTAGTAGAAGTGGAGTACACTACCGTTAATTTATCAGACTTATATTCATACGTATCGCAGCTTAAGCGAGCATACACAGATGAAACGAAAGATTACGATACAGAACACTCTGAAGAGTTTGCGGCTTCTAAATTCAAAGATATTGTAAATGAATTAGAGACGAAAGAAGGAAGTCGTCCCTTACGAATTTTTATGGTGAAAGAAGATGGAAAATGGACTGTGAAGTCAAGTGACCTATACAGTGATTCTTTAGGTGAAACGTTTGGATCAAGCTATATTCGATAA
- a CDS encoding acyl-CoA thioesterase — protein MKANYCKDTKAVRTSRIFPNDINNHNTLFGGKLMSDIDMIASISAYRHSRTECVTASADSIHFLHPITPQDSVCLESYVSWTGRSSMEVFVKVIKENLKTGERQIAATSFLTFVAMDDDGKPRAVPELIPETEEEKYLFQTGADRAATRKQVRKKSNELASVLDLGQPW, from the coding sequence ATGAAAGCAAATTATTGTAAAGATACAAAGGCCGTTCGAACGAGCCGCATTTTCCCTAATGATATTAATAATCACAATACGTTATTTGGCGGAAAGTTAATGAGTGATATTGATATGATTGCGTCCATTTCAGCTTATCGTCACAGTCGTACAGAGTGTGTTACAGCTTCAGCAGACTCCATTCACTTTCTGCATCCTATTACGCCTCAGGATTCTGTATGTTTGGAGTCATATGTATCATGGACAGGTCGTTCATCCATGGAAGTGTTTGTGAAGGTGATTAAAGAAAATTTAAAAACCGGAGAGCGTCAAATTGCAGCCACATCATTTTTAACTTTTGTGGCAATGGATGATGATGGAAAGCCCCGCGCAGTACCGGAGCTTATTCCAGAAACAGAAGAAGAAAAATACCTTTTTCAAACGGGGGCAGATCGCGCTGCCACACGTAAACAAGTGCGTAAAAAAAGTAACGAACTAGCCTCGGTATTGGATTTAGGACAACCTTGGTAA
- the ppc gene encoding phosphoenolpyruvate carboxylase, with amino-acid sequence MVTVEAAERQNSSTALRRDVKFLGQLLGKVLVHQGGEELLNKVEKIREVAKSLRENKDEAIYKEIKNEIVTLEQPMREQVIRAFAVYFHLVNIAEQNHRIRRRREYQQQEDSIMQPGSLESAVVSLKNNGVAPDVIANLLQTLSLELIITAHPTEATRRSVLDIHKRMAELLKNLDNPTLTKRERTEIEERLFSEVLILWQTNELRDRKPTVMDEVSNGLYYFDETLFEVLPQIHQELENSLQENYPEENWKVPNILRFGSWIGGDRDGNPNVTPKVTWQTLVKQRKLAIRKYKESLTQLRQRLSQSTKRVAVSDNLIDSINQEISLLPEKKRWRIKHEVYRCKLTIMLHKLNLVGESEAGYQRSEELLHDLFLIKDSLQKHQPQDYQLKSLCKLIRQVELFGFHLATLDIRNHSGEHEAAIKEIFHAVSLAEDYSALTEEKKVELLGKVLQDPRPVVSFVENYSKETQQVIEVFNMIHRAHKEFGERSIEVYLISMTQSASDLLEVMVLAKEAGIYRLHADGRIESKLNIAPLLETIDDLTAGPEIMEQLFQLDFYREHLRKQQDLQEIMLGYSDGSKDGGTLTANWKLYKAQQEIHDMARKYQVRLKFFHGRGGSLGRGGGPLNRSILSQPVETLGDGVKITEQGEVLSSRYSLYDIAYRSLEQAVSALLTAAANVSQEAEQCDIRTHEWEETMDEISTASLRKYQELVFKDPDFLTYFKQATPLPELGALNIGSRPMSRKGSDRFEDLRAIPWVFAWTQSRQLLPAWYAAGTGLQHLVEKSGDIQLLQQMYKEWPFFRSTVDNLQMALTKADLMAAKEYTEMVQDPVISERIFTAIKKEYNLTKEMILQITGQKELMDHLPTIKESIKLRNPYVDPLTFLQVKVISKLREDEAGTLNEELLKEALLTINGIAAGLRNTG; translated from the coding sequence ATGGTAACAGTAGAAGCAGCGGAAAGACAAAACAGCAGCACTGCCCTGCGCCGTGATGTAAAGTTTCTCGGTCAATTGTTAGGGAAAGTTCTGGTTCACCAAGGTGGAGAAGAACTGCTCAACAAAGTAGAAAAAATACGTGAAGTGGCAAAATCACTTAGAGAAAATAAGGATGAAGCCATCTATAAAGAAATAAAAAATGAAATCGTTACTCTTGAACAGCCGATGCGCGAGCAGGTTATTCGGGCGTTTGCTGTTTATTTTCATTTAGTTAATATTGCAGAGCAAAATCATCGAATTCGTCGCAGACGCGAATATCAGCAGCAAGAAGATTCCATTATGCAGCCGGGTTCATTGGAAAGTGCCGTTGTTTCGCTTAAAAATAATGGCGTGGCGCCAGATGTAATTGCTAACTTGCTTCAAACTTTATCCCTGGAGCTCATCATCACTGCTCATCCAACAGAAGCCACTAGACGAAGTGTTCTTGATATTCATAAACGAATGGCTGAGCTTCTGAAAAACTTAGATAATCCAACGTTAACAAAACGTGAACGTACGGAAATTGAAGAAAGACTGTTTAGCGAAGTGTTGATTTTATGGCAAACAAATGAACTGCGAGATCGCAAGCCAACCGTAATGGATGAAGTATCCAATGGATTATATTATTTTGATGAAACGTTATTTGAAGTACTTCCTCAAATTCATCAGGAATTGGAAAATTCATTGCAGGAGAATTACCCGGAAGAAAATTGGAAGGTGCCTAATATTCTTCGATTTGGTTCATGGATTGGCGGAGACCGAGATGGAAATCCAAACGTAACTCCTAAAGTAACATGGCAAACGCTTGTCAAACAAAGAAAGTTAGCTATTCGTAAATATAAAGAGTCGCTTACTCAATTGAGACAAAGATTAAGTCAATCTACAAAAAGAGTCGCAGTTTCAGATAACCTTATTGATTCTATTAATCAAGAAATATCGTTATTACCTGAGAAAAAGCGATGGAGAATCAAACACGAAGTATATCGCTGCAAGCTTACGATTATGCTTCATAAATTAAATTTAGTTGGAGAATCGGAAGCAGGTTATCAAAGGTCTGAAGAACTTTTACATGATTTGTTTCTAATCAAAGATAGCTTGCAAAAGCACCAGCCTCAAGATTATCAGTTGAAAAGTTTGTGTAAATTAATTCGCCAAGTTGAGCTGTTTGGGTTTCATTTAGCAACGCTTGATATCCGTAATCACAGCGGGGAACACGAAGCGGCAATCAAAGAAATTTTCCATGCTGTTTCTTTAGCTGAAGATTATTCAGCGTTAACAGAAGAGAAAAAAGTTGAACTACTAGGGAAAGTTCTTCAAGACCCAAGACCTGTGGTATCGTTTGTAGAGAATTACTCTAAAGAAACGCAGCAAGTAATTGAAGTATTTAACATGATACATCGAGCACATAAAGAATTTGGAGAAAGATCTATTGAAGTCTACTTAATCAGTATGACGCAGTCTGCAAGTGATTTGTTAGAAGTCATGGTGCTCGCCAAAGAAGCGGGGATTTATCGTCTTCATGCAGATGGCCGTATTGAAAGCAAGTTAAATATAGCTCCGCTGCTTGAAACAATTGATGATCTCACAGCAGGTCCTGAAATTATGGAACAGCTATTTCAATTAGATTTTTATCGAGAGCACTTAAGGAAACAGCAGGATTTGCAGGAAATTATGCTTGGCTACTCAGATGGAAGTAAAGACGGAGGAACACTTACTGCTAATTGGAAGCTCTACAAAGCGCAGCAGGAAATTCACGATATGGCAAGGAAGTATCAAGTTCGTCTGAAGTTTTTCCATGGCCGAGGCGGCTCACTAGGCCGAGGAGGTGGACCGTTAAACCGAAGTATTTTATCTCAGCCTGTTGAGACGCTAGGAGACGGCGTTAAAATTACAGAGCAAGGAGAAGTTCTTTCTTCTAGATACTCTTTATATGACATTGCTTACCGAAGCCTTGAACAAGCGGTCTCAGCTCTTCTTACAGCGGCAGCAAATGTTTCTCAAGAAGCTGAACAATGTGATATTCGTACACATGAATGGGAAGAAACAATGGACGAGATTTCAACTGCTTCTTTACGTAAGTATCAAGAGCTTGTTTTCAAAGATCCAGACTTTTTAACGTACTTTAAACAAGCTACACCTCTTCCTGAGCTGGGGGCTCTAAATATTGGGTCACGTCCAATGAGTCGAAAAGGAAGTGATCGCTTTGAAGATTTGCGAGCGATTCCGTGGGTATTTGCATGGACGCAAAGCAGACAGCTGCTTCCAGCCTGGTATGCTGCAGGTACTGGCTTACAGCATTTGGTGGAGAAATCCGGAGATATACAGCTTCTTCAGCAAATGTATAAAGAATGGCCATTTTTCCGCTCGACAGTCGATAATCTGCAAATGGCCTTAACAAAAGCAGATTTAATGGCAGCAAAAGAATATACGGAAATGGTACAAGATCCGGTTATTTCAGAGCGAATTTTTACCGCCATTAAAAAAGAGTATAATCTCACGAAAGAAATGATTCTTCAAATCACGGGTCAAAAAGAATTAATGGATCATCTTCCTACGATTAAAGAATCTATTAAATTACGAAATCCGTATGTGGACCCTCTAACATTCTTACAAGTTAAGGTCATTTCCAAGCTGCGTGAAGATGAAGCTGGAACGTTAAATGAAGAACTTTTAAAAGAAGCGTTATTAACGATTAATGGCATTGCAGCAGGGTTACGTAACACAGGTTGA
- a CDS encoding aromatic ring-hydroxylating dioxygenase subunit alpha, with amino-acid sequence MIKDLVLAKEWLPAAYSHDLTGQPLQVTILEERVALFRTTNAIKAFKDLCIHRGAALSLGKVVDDCIVCPYHGWKYDDAGACVKIPQQPPGRAIPSKAKAQVYDCVEKYGIIWVKMNSEASDTPLPLYDEHLNSGFKTVCANPHTLQAAAPRVVENFLDVSHLAFVHEGSLGHSDYAEIPDYKVHWKDSRYVSDEIAVYADADGTGNFATIYYTFEILRPTVARLKKVNYETGEIFSMLFAVLPEEERKSTVFALVSRNYSFDAPDQYFRDFQQLIIEQDTSIVESQKPEELPLDLQAELHLNPDRLSIAYRRWLGDLGVTFGSDIGTRLKKAAQ; translated from the coding sequence ATGATTAAAGATTTAGTATTGGCTAAGGAATGGCTGCCTGCAGCTTATTCACATGATTTAACAGGTCAGCCCTTGCAAGTAACGATTTTAGAAGAGAGAGTTGCGCTTTTTCGCACAACTAATGCCATTAAAGCATTTAAAGATTTGTGCATCCATCGCGGTGCAGCGTTATCTCTTGGAAAAGTGGTAGATGATTGCATTGTATGCCCTTATCACGGATGGAAATACGATGATGCCGGGGCTTGTGTGAAAATTCCTCAACAGCCGCCGGGAAGAGCTATTCCTTCAAAAGCAAAAGCACAGGTGTATGACTGCGTTGAAAAGTACGGGATTATATGGGTGAAGATGAACAGCGAGGCAAGTGATACTCCTCTTCCCCTGTATGACGAACATCTTAACTCCGGATTCAAAACGGTTTGCGCCAACCCTCATACTCTGCAGGCAGCAGCTCCTCGTGTCGTAGAAAACTTTCTAGATGTAAGCCATTTGGCTTTTGTTCACGAAGGAAGCCTTGGACACTCTGACTACGCCGAAATTCCTGATTATAAGGTGCATTGGAAAGATAGCCGATACGTTTCTGATGAAATCGCTGTGTACGCAGATGCAGATGGTACGGGTAACTTTGCGACTATTTATTATACCTTTGAAATTCTTCGTCCTACCGTTGCAAGGTTGAAAAAAGTGAACTACGAAACGGGTGAAATCTTTTCGATGCTGTTTGCGGTTTTACCTGAAGAGGAAAGAAAGTCCACCGTGTTTGCATTGGTTTCTAGAAACTATTCGTTTGATGCACCTGATCAATATTTCCGTGATTTTCAGCAGCTTATTATTGAACAAGATACCAGTATTGTGGAAAGCCAAAAACCCGAAGAGCTGCCGCTTGACTTACAAGCAGAGCTTCATTTGAATCCGGATCGACTGAGTATTGCATATAGAAGATGGCTCGGTGATTTAGGAGTGACCTTTGGAAGTGACATAGGAACAAGATTAAAAAAAGCTGCTCAATAA